In Chaetodon auriga isolate fChaAug3 chromosome 7, fChaAug3.hap1, whole genome shotgun sequence, a genomic segment contains:
- the alkbh8 gene encoding tRNA (carboxymethyluridine(34)-5-O)-methyltransferase alkbh8, whose translation MDPNVENNVKAVRRSKEEKKVLRKQIKASHTLLKHEGITTTSQPTKSLVVANGGLGNGVSREELSAALEEMGELEALIMHPHKPYAFVTYRSEECARKAHVHLNGEKLQCGENSVTLYLSYVQSVTCEEEASVPLPEGLIVVEDFVSQEEEALLLAAIDWSSADDVTAQKALKHRRVKHYGFEFRYDNNNVDKDKPLAAGIPHECLPVLERCVKNKHIDIMPDQLTVNQYECGQGIPPHVDTHSAFEDTILSLSLGAQTVMEFRHPDGRLVAVLLPGRSLLVMKAESRYLWTHGITPRKFDMVPACDPQSPAHTPGLGTHSNLTLSKRDTRTSFTFRKIRREPCRCAFPSACDSQGAPSAPSASPPCPPSLPCCHADAAHLEEEYVHRVYNAIASHFSSTRHSPWPRVCHFLSSLPPGSVLADVGCGNGKYLGVNPEVIAVGCDRSSALIQICAERGFQAFVSDALSVPLRTASCDACISIAVIHHFSTQERRLAAVRELVRLLKPGGRALIYVWAFEQEYNKQRSKYLKDQNTERPENRSPTNNTSEDRQEPRGKSTIHNGRHLEDSHSSVNSMQDVSKVTDGKLGVHTNRTSFTTQDLLVPWHLKDGKRRGEKESGEALKKDKRKENSRKTSGSLSSTTRSDCNPEPSPGLEPNLSPGSGQDTSDVTHSPDSKPNPSGDTARTPASESSPVPVFHRYYHVFQQGELEQLCVQVAGVKVQSSYHDQGNWCVILENLQEMN comes from the exons ATGGATCCCAATGTTGAAAACAACGTGAAGGCCGTCAGGAGGAgtaaagaggagaagaaagttCTCCGAAAACAGATAAAAGCCAGTCACACTTTGCTGAAACATGAAGGCATCACTACAACATCGCAGCCCACCAag agTTTGGTGGTGGCTAACGGCGGCTTGGGGAACGGCGTCAGTCGAGAGGAGCTGTCAGCGGCGCTCGAAGAGATGGGAGAGCTGGAGGCGCTGATCATGCACCCTCACAAGCCCTATGCTTTTGTCACATACAG ATCTGAAGAGTGTGCTCGGAAAGCTCACGTCCACCTCAATGGTGAAAAACTGCAGTGTGGAGAGAACAGCGTCACACTCTACCTCAGTTATGTCCAGTCAG taACCTGTGAAGAGGAGGCGTCCGTACCTTTGCCAGAGGGATTGATCGTGGTGGAAGACTTTGTGTCTCAGGAGGAAGAGGCTCTCCTGCTTGCAGCCATTGACTGGTCGtctgctgatgatgtcactg CTCAGAAAGCCCTGAAGCACAGAAGAGTCAAACATTATGGCTTTGAATTTCGCTACGACAACAACAACGTGGATAAGGACAAGCCGTTAGCTGCAG gTATTCCTCATGAGTGTCTACCTGTTCTGGAGCGATGTGTGAAGAACAAACACATCGACATCATGCCAGACCAGCTGACCGTCAACCAGTATGAGTGTGGACAGG GTATTCCTCCTCACGTGGACACTCACTCTGCCTTTGAGGACACCATCCTGTCACTGAGCCTGGGGGCACAG ACGGTGATGGAGTTCCGTCACCCTGACGGTCgtcttgttgctgtgttgttgcCTGGACGGAGCCTCCTGGTGATGAAGGCGGAGAGCAGATACCTCTGGACACATGG gatTACTCCTCGGAAATTTGACATGGTGCCAGCCTGCGACCCACAATCCCCCGCTCACACGCCTGGCCTCGGGACCCACAGCAATCTCACTTTGAGCAAGAGGGACACCCGCACTTCTTTCACCTTCCGCAAGATCAGACGTGAGCCCTGCCGCTGCG cCTTCCCCTCCGCCTGTGACAGTCAGGGAGCTCCCTCGGCGCCCTCGGCCTCTCCACCGTGTCCCCCCTCGCTACCCTGTTGCCATGCCGACGCAGCCCATCTGGAGGAGGAGTATGTGCACCGGGTGTACAACGCCATCGCCTCGCACTTCAGCAGCACTCGCCACTCTCCCTGGCCTCGCGTTTGCCACTTCCTGTCCTCGCTCCCGCCCGGCAGCGTGCTGGCTGATGTGGGCTGTGGAAATGGGAAATACCTGGGTGTCAACCCAGAGGTGATTGCA GTTGGCTGTGACCGTAGCAGTGCTCTTATCCAAATCTGTGCAGAGAGGGGTTTCCAGGCGTTTGTATCTGATGCTCTCAGTGTCCCTCTGCGAACAGCCTCCTGTGATGCCTGTATCTCTATAGCTGTCATACACCACTTTTCCACACAG gagCGTCGGCTGGCAGCAGTGAGGGAGCTGGTGAGACTTTTGAAGCCTGGAGGTCGAGCGCTTATCTACGTTTGGGCTTTTGAACAGGAGTACAACAAGCAGAGGTCCAAGTACCTCAAAGACCAGAACACAGAGCGTCCTGAGAACCGCAGCCCCACTAACAATACATCAGAAGACCGCCAAGAACCTCGTGGGAAATCCACTATCCATAACGGCAGGCATTTAGAAGACAGCCACAGTTCTGTAAACAGCATGCAAGATGTTAGCAAAGTGACTGATGGCAAACTTGGCGTGCACACCAACCGCACATCCTTCACCACCCAGGACCTTTTGGTTCCCTGGCACCTGAAAGACGGGAAAAGACGAGGGGAGAAGGAATCAGGAGAGGCTCTGAAAAAGGATAAAAGGAAAGAGAATTCCAGGaagacttcaggaagtttgagtTCTACAACCAGATCAGACTGTAACCCTGAGCCCAGTCCAGGTTTGGAGCCCAACTTGTCTCCTGGATCAGGTCAGGACACCAGTGATGTAACACACAGCCCAGACTCTAAACCCAATCCAAGTGGTGACACTGCTCGGACCCCCGCCTCCGAGAGCAGCCCAGTGCCTGTTTTTCACCGCTATTACCACGTGTTCCAGCAGGGGGAGCTGGAGCAGCTATGTGTTCAGGTGGCTGGAGTcaaagtgcagagcagctacCATGACCAGGGAAACTGGTGTGTTATATTAGAGAACTTACAAGAGATGAACTGA